In one Octopus sinensis unplaced genomic scaffold, ASM634580v1 Contig11875, whole genome shotgun sequence genomic region, the following are encoded:
- the LOC115229107 gene encoding dehydrodolichyl diphosphate synthase complex subunit DHDDS-like translates to MSFLQSGNVAIRWYHRLFIKIIKCGPIPRHLAVIMDGNRRYAKMNSLKTEFGHRKGFDNLSSWCRELGIEQVTVYAFSLENFKRSPDELNCLFDLFREKMSQLVKEMYNLNN, encoded by the exons atgtcttttttGCAATCTGGTAATGTGGCCATCCGTTGGTATCATCGCCtattcattaaaataataaaatgtggtCCAATTCCAAGGCACCTAGCAGTCATCATGGATGGAAATCGTCGCTATGCTAAAATGAATTCTCTAAAAACTGAATTTGGTCACCGAAAAGGATTTGATAATCTATCCTcg TGGTGCCGTGAACTGGGAATTGAGCAAGTCACAGTTTATGCCTTCAGTTTAGAAAATTTCAAACGTTCTCCCGACGAACTGAACTGTCTTTTTGATCTTTTTCGCGAGAAAATGTCCCAACTCGTCAAAGAAATGTATAACTTAAATAACTAA
- the LOC115229108 gene encoding ditrans,polycis-undecaprenyl-diphosphate synthase ((2E,6E)-farnesyl-diphosphate specific)-like, protein VSIRFLGDLSRLPPDIQSLAEIIQQNTKSNCQNILNIAIAYTSRGDMLRATSRVISECSADALNENDMDRMLSTSDILKPDILLRTGGEHRFSDFLLWEVDLL, encoded by the coding sequence GTATCTATTCGATTCTTGGGAGATTTGTCTCGTCTCCCCCCAGATATTCAATCTCTTGCAGAGATCATTCAACAGAATACAAAGTCCAATTGTCAAAACATACTAAATATTGCCATTGCCTACACTTCCAGAGGAGATATGTTGCGGGCCACAAGTCGAGTTATTTCCGAATGCAGTGCTGATGCTTTAAATGAAAATGATATGGATCGAATGCTTTCTACTTCTGACATACTCAAACCCGACATACTGTTAAGGACCGGTGGGGAACATCGCTTTAGTGATTTTCTGTTATGGGAGGTGGATTTGCTTTGA